From a single Alkalihalophilus pseudofirmus genomic region:
- a CDS encoding ATP-binding protein, whose translation MEPKSGKTTNATKFPNSLLLAFERGYNALNNVHAQPINKWTEFKQVLKQLNNPKVREKYETIIIDTADIAWDLAEQYVLNREGVDKISDIPFGGGYKLLEKEVDQAFRSIPLMDYGLVMISHSEDKQFTDESGQEFNKIVPTLAKKARKIVLRMSDIIGFSKAVETEEGVEVRLYMRGSTRFEAGSRWKHTPNYVPFDYNTLVGVIADAIEKQAEEDKVQAIDGHVNVYQSVTEDRPFEEVRNEATKLCQAIAAEVEEGDERNARVAKIGKIIENHLGKGRNLKSTEEEQKDLIELIIQDLNEYKESL comes from the coding sequence CTGGAACCAAAATCAGGAAAGACTACTAATGCAACCAAGTTTCCAAACAGTTTACTATTGGCGTTTGAGCGCGGATACAATGCATTAAACAATGTTCATGCACAACCAATTAACAAGTGGACTGAATTTAAGCAAGTTTTAAAGCAGTTAAACAATCCTAAAGTACGTGAGAAGTATGAAACGATTATTATTGATACTGCTGATATTGCTTGGGATTTAGCAGAACAGTACGTACTAAATCGTGAAGGCGTAGACAAGATTTCTGATATTCCTTTCGGTGGTGGATATAAATTACTTGAGAAAGAGGTTGATCAAGCCTTTCGCTCCATTCCTTTAATGGATTACGGTTTAGTAATGATTTCTCATAGTGAAGATAAGCAATTTACAGATGAGAGTGGTCAAGAATTTAATAAAATTGTTCCAACACTGGCTAAAAAAGCTCGAAAAATCGTGTTGCGTATGTCTGATATCATCGGCTTTAGTAAGGCTGTAGAAACTGAAGAAGGTGTTGAGGTGCGACTTTATATGCGTGGGTCAACACGATTTGAGGCAGGATCAAGGTGGAAGCACACACCTAACTACGTGCCGTTTGATTATAATACTTTAGTTGGTGTCATCGCTGACGCAATCGAAAAGCAAGCCGAGGAAGATAAGGTGCAAGCGATTGATGGTCATGTAAATGTTTATCAGTCTGTGACAGAAGATCGTCCTTTTGAAGAAGTGCGAAATGAAGCTACAAAGCTTTGTCAAGCAATTGCAGCTGAAGTTGAAGAAGGTGATGAGCGTAATGCTCGTGTAGCTAAGATCGGAAAAATCATTGAGAATCACTTAGGTAAAGGAAGAAACTTAAAATCAACAGAAGAGGAGCAAAAGGATTTAATTGAGTTAATTATTCAAGATTTAAACGAATATAAAGAATCATTGTAA
- a CDS encoding DnaB-like helicase C-terminal domain-containing protein has protein sequence MALNDKRAVFQVLGCLMQKSYLLEDEEKWLVKDDFDEMFHKICFAAINNLKDDGVEDIDVIMIDSFLSNYDVHYKIFQDNDGIEYLMQAMEKASLKNYSYNYNRLKKFSLLRAYKKIGFSVDDVYDENILNPREQEEMMEKFDKMTISDIVDIFENKQLQIRNVFVNSMNRTTEHASKGNEELFASYKLSPDYGISLIGNIQNTIFRGAKKKTVTMRSAPQNTGKTRIALAEATDMAIDEFYDLEKEEWVQRNVGENVLYISTEAEADDLRPTIWAYISGVKESNIKDALCTPEEEERVKKAIKILERSNFIIEYIPDFNTELIETVIKTHILENKTEYIYFDYIHISVQILEEMAKRSKGMSLREDMVLYIFMYRLVEIAARYDVYIITASQLNGEWKDARDADQNLLRGAKSLADKLHKAMIALVPTQKDLEALEPIYKEKFGCEQPNIVYHIYKNRMTKYKSMKLWLYIDYDNMRVKELFLTTNDYQLVNIEPTEIKQKDNVV, from the coding sequence ATGGCGTTAAATGACAAGAGAGCTGTTTTTCAGGTTTTAGGGTGTTTGATGCAGAAATCCTATTTGCTTGAAGATGAAGAAAAATGGCTAGTTAAAGATGATTTTGATGAAATGTTTCATAAAATTTGTTTTGCAGCAATCAACAACCTTAAAGATGATGGAGTGGAAGATATTGACGTGATTATGATAGATTCATTTTTATCTAATTACGATGTTCACTACAAAATTTTTCAGGATAATGATGGAATAGAATATCTTATGCAGGCGATGGAAAAGGCAAGCTTAAAAAACTATAGCTATAATTACAACCGACTAAAAAAGTTTAGTTTACTTAGGGCTTACAAAAAAATTGGTTTTTCTGTAGATGATGTTTATGATGAAAACATTTTAAATCCACGAGAACAAGAAGAAATGATGGAGAAATTCGATAAAATGACTATTTCAGACATTGTAGACATTTTTGAGAATAAGCAGCTACAAATTAGAAACGTGTTTGTGAATAGTATGAATCGAACAACTGAACATGCATCTAAAGGCAATGAAGAGTTATTCGCTAGTTATAAGCTAAGCCCTGACTATGGTATCTCACTTATCGGGAACATACAAAACACCATTTTCAGAGGAGCGAAAAAGAAAACTGTAACAATGCGTTCAGCACCTCAAAATACTGGTAAGACACGTATTGCTTTAGCTGAAGCTACAGACATGGCTATTGACGAATTTTATGATTTAGAAAAAGAGGAATGGGTTCAACGCAATGTAGGTGAAAACGTACTCTACATTTCTACTGAAGCAGAAGCCGATGATCTAAGACCGACTATTTGGGCTTACATAAGCGGTGTCAAAGAAAGCAATATAAAAGATGCTCTGTGCACACCAGAAGAGGAGGAGCGAGTAAAGAAAGCAATTAAAATTCTTGAGCGTTCAAACTTTATTATTGAATACATACCTGATTTCAACACAGAGCTTATTGAGACAGTTATTAAAACACATATTCTAGAAAATAAAACAGAGTATATATACTTTGACTACATTCATATTTCAGTTCAAATCCTTGAGGAGATGGCTAAACGTTCAAAAGGAATGTCATTGCGTGAAGATATGGTACTGTATATTTTTATGTATCGGCTAGTTGAGATTGCAGCTAGATATGATGTTTATATTATAACGGCTTCTCAGTTAAATGGTGAATGGAAAGATGCGAGAGACGCTGATCAAAACTTGCTACGTGGCGCAAAAAGTCTGGCTGATAAGCTACATAAAGCAATGATTGCGCTTGTGCCCACACAGAAAGACTTGGAAGCATTAGAGCCAATTTACAAAGAAAAATTTGGGTGTGAGCAGCCAAACATTGTTTATCATATCTACAAAAACCGAATGACAAAATATAAGAGTATGAAGCTATGGCTCTATATTGATTATGACAATATGCGGGTCAAAGAATTGTTTCTCACCACTAATGACTATCAATTGGTGAATATTGAACCAACTGAGATCAAGCAAAAAGATAATGTAGTATAG
- a CDS encoding DHH family phosphoesterase: MPIPDGYTSSAALISYLRRVYPDFKINYRLHEGKQHGVILSEIPDSATLVIIPDAGSSQYEEHAHLSKKGVDVIILDHHPVDEESQHAIVVNNQLSPDYTSKAITGVGIVYKFLEALDNELGVNYAKDYLDLVAIGNIADSAYMGDLEARFYALNGLKGIKNKFIKSMFKKHEFSTKGDKTLTSTSFYINPSINAIIRVGKQEEKDQLFRALMGIEEEVYYKRKDTFVPLEEDTARIAGNVKSRQDKLRDKGVVAIKERIEEKGLLKNKVLIVNVTDLLDKNLGGLVANQLVKLYKRPVLLIRKDEEKPVFTGSARGYEKGHIKDLKQFLRDSGYFNFVEGHPNAFGYSIDADKLVAMNDYINEQLKGVENEDVHEVDFIITDKTSKPDQLIAEIHEHRHLWGGGVDAPLLAFKLKFDKDDIQILGKVNKTTLKFKYKNIEFIMYKQTEDMFNKVFGKDGEYAIEIVGKCNVNEWNGYITPQVMMEDFEVVSVGEKELVF, from the coding sequence ATGCCGATCCCTGACGGCTATACTAGTTCTGCAGCCTTAATTAGCTATCTAAGAAGAGTGTACCCTGATTTTAAAATTAACTATCGACTACATGAAGGCAAGCAACACGGAGTTATTTTAAGTGAGATACCCGACTCCGCAACTCTTGTTATCATCCCCGATGCTGGCTCATCACAATATGAGGAGCATGCACACCTTTCTAAAAAGGGCGTAGACGTTATCATTTTAGATCATCACCCAGTTGACGAAGAATCACAGCATGCAATCGTAGTTAATAATCAACTCTCACCTGACTACACTTCAAAAGCTATCACAGGTGTTGGTATTGTCTATAAGTTTCTAGAGGCTTTAGATAATGAACTAGGTGTAAACTACGCTAAAGACTACCTAGATTTAGTTGCTATTGGCAATATTGCCGATTCTGCTTATATGGGAGATTTAGAAGCAAGATTCTATGCTCTGAATGGATTAAAAGGCATTAAAAATAAATTCATTAAGTCAATGTTTAAGAAACATGAATTCTCCACAAAAGGAGATAAAACTTTAACTTCTACTAGCTTCTATATTAACCCAAGTATAAATGCGATTATCCGAGTTGGAAAACAGGAAGAAAAGGATCAGCTATTCAGAGCGCTAATGGGTATTGAGGAAGAAGTATACTACAAACGGAAAGATACTTTTGTTCCATTGGAAGAAGATACAGCAAGGATTGCAGGTAATGTAAAGAGCAGGCAAGATAAGTTGCGTGATAAAGGTGTAGTAGCCATCAAAGAACGTATTGAAGAAAAGGGATTATTGAAGAATAAAGTTCTAATTGTAAATGTGACTGATTTACTTGATAAAAACTTAGGTGGTTTGGTTGCAAACCAACTTGTAAAACTCTATAAAAGACCAGTTTTATTGATACGCAAGGATGAAGAAAAGCCAGTGTTTACGGGATCTGCTAGAGGTTACGAAAAAGGACATATTAAGGATCTCAAGCAATTTTTACGTGACTCAGGATATTTTAATTTTGTAGAAGGTCATCCTAATGCTTTCGGTTATAGTATTGATGCTGATAAGCTTGTAGCAATGAATGATTACATAAATGAGCAGCTAAAGGGTGTAGAGAATGAAGATGTGCATGAAGTTGATTTTATAATCACAGACAAGACATCTAAGCCTGATCAACTTATTGCAGAAATTCATGAGCATAGACATCTATGGGGTGGAGGAGTCGATGCACCACTCTTAGCATTTAAGCTCAAGTTTGATAAAGATGATATACAAATCTTAGGTAAGGTTAATAAGACCACACTAAAGTTTAAGTATAAGAATATCGAGTTTATTATGTACAAACAAACTGAAGATATGTTTAATAAGGTGTTTGGTAAAGATGGGGAATATGCAATCGAAATCGTGGGTAAGTGTAATGTAAACGAGTGGAATGGCTATATTACTCCACAGGTTATGATGGAAGACTTTGAAGTTGTTAGTGTAGGAGAAAAAGAATTGGTATTTTAG
- the dnaE gene encoding DNA polymerase III subunit alpha: MVGLHCHSHYSNIRLLDSTNKVDELIKTAAELNYNGIAITDHELLSAHVEAIQTVEKFKKEGKIHKDFKLILGNEIYLVDSVEKVRDEYVGGVTKFPHFLLLAKNAKGHHQLRVLSSKAWSDNYFRTGIMERVPTEKSFLEEIVKKDQGNIIASSACLGSELNIYLLELKEAEETNQLDAIKGIKIKIDEFIKWCIDVFGQDNFYIELQPAYSEEQIYCNNKLVPIAKHYGLKWIITTDAHYLRPEDREVHKAYLNAKEGEREVDDFYEACFLQSLEEIKERLNYFDDEIIAEGLKNTLLIGDMVEDYDIRNETIIPKIDLPEFELKHIFKPVYDKYTYINDIAHSDSDQDRYLLYLIEEGFNKYLRDDSLTKEKFHIILSRINDELGELWEISKKLGQSMPSYYVTVKEIIDVIWDDCKGNSLVGSGRGSSSGFIICFLLGITQINPLDYEVEIPHWRHLSKERPDFPDIDIDFEGAKRPQITQALKDHFGHNKVLNVCTFGTEGSKSALQTSCRGLGIDSDTALYLSGMIPFERGANWSLSDCFYGNDEKDRKPVKELIREIEKYPKLKETALKVENLINKRSIHAGGIIVYNSDFTDTSAMMRAPNGNPTTQFNLSQEESLGSIKYDLLTVEAEDKIREALNMLLEYGEIEWQGSLRETFIKYLHPKNIEYNDPKIWKMLGEGNVPDLFQFSTEIGIQSVTKVKPSNLTEMAATNSLMRLMPDDGEQPVDTFVKYKGDIELWYQEMDRYGLTAEEQEIMKEHLLKLNGVADSQESVMVLTMDERIANFGVLESNELRKIIAKKKESEIKRMRNTFFEKGLKNGASENLLTYIWDVQIKRQLGYSFSNNHVIPYSIIALQELNLNYHFNPIYWNTACLTVNSGGLDKGDEDEKNANRTTEYGKIAAAIGNMRQNGVKVALPDVNRAKFGFSPDLDTDEIIFGLKGINGIGDEAVHTILEHRPFQSFNHFLEKLFHSGLIKKGHVIQLIKGGAFDKFGQREEIMIQFIELVSETKQKLTAANLPMIIGHDLLPEKFNLHKRFFRFRKHVLKSVYKTISKPKDKLLILGESETEFFNEHFSDDSIVDMVDNKIVISDVRFKKEYDKKMEAVKEWLQDEQVLANLNKAIINEEFTKYASGTLSKWEMDSISFYYHEHELAHVNEVKYGISNYFKMNEDPTVVRMKKRGDREFPEFDIHRIIGTVLDKDKNKNSITLLTPYGVVSVKFYAGAFGHYNKQISRSNGDGTKTVLEKPWFTRGNKLLISGYRRGNKFVPRTYKDSIYQHTVCLIEDIDSKGNLTLKTEREHV, translated from the coding sequence ATGGTTGGCTTACACTGTCATAGTCATTACTCTAATATTAGATTGCTCGACAGCACAAATAAAGTAGATGAATTGATTAAGACTGCAGCAGAGTTAAATTACAACGGTATAGCTATTACTGATCATGAGCTACTTAGTGCGCATGTTGAAGCTATTCAAACTGTTGAGAAGTTCAAAAAAGAAGGAAAAATACATAAAGACTTTAAACTGATACTCGGCAATGAGATTTATCTTGTGGACTCTGTAGAAAAAGTTAGAGATGAATATGTTGGGGGAGTTACAAAGTTCCCCCATTTTCTCTTATTGGCAAAGAATGCTAAGGGACATCATCAATTGAGAGTGTTAAGCTCTAAGGCTTGGAGCGACAATTATTTTAGAACTGGTATTATGGAGCGTGTACCTACTGAGAAATCCTTCCTTGAAGAAATAGTGAAAAAGGATCAAGGAAACATTATTGCTTCAAGTGCATGTCTAGGTTCGGAGTTAAATATTTATCTGCTAGAGCTAAAAGAGGCAGAAGAAACAAATCAATTAGATGCTATAAAAGGAATAAAAATTAAGATTGATGAATTTATTAAATGGTGCATTGATGTATTCGGTCAAGATAACTTCTATATCGAGTTGCAGCCAGCCTATAGTGAAGAGCAAATCTACTGCAATAATAAGCTAGTCCCTATTGCAAAGCATTATGGTTTAAAGTGGATTATTACAACGGATGCTCACTACCTACGACCCGAAGACAGAGAAGTACATAAAGCCTACTTGAACGCTAAAGAAGGTGAGCGAGAAGTAGATGATTTTTATGAGGCTTGTTTTCTTCAATCCTTAGAGGAAATCAAAGAAAGATTAAATTACTTTGATGATGAGATCATTGCTGAAGGACTGAAAAATACTCTACTTATTGGTGATATGGTAGAAGACTATGACATTAGAAACGAAACTATTATTCCTAAAATCGATCTTCCAGAGTTTGAATTGAAGCATATCTTTAAGCCTGTTTATGATAAATACACTTACATAAATGATATTGCTCATTCAGACAGTGATCAAGATAGATACTTACTATACTTAATTGAAGAAGGGTTTAATAAGTATTTACGGGATGATAGCTTAACTAAAGAAAAGTTTCATATTATCCTCAGCAGAATTAACGATGAACTAGGTGAGCTATGGGAGATCAGTAAGAAACTCGGTCAATCCATGCCAAGTTACTATGTAACCGTAAAAGAGATTATTGATGTAATTTGGGATGATTGTAAAGGTAACAGCCTTGTGGGAAGTGGTCGAGGAAGTAGTAGTGGTTTTATTATTTGCTTCTTACTTGGTATTACACAGATTAACCCATTGGATTATGAAGTTGAGATTCCTCATTGGAGACATTTAAGCAAAGAACGCCCTGATTTTCCAGATATTGATATAGATTTTGAAGGGGCTAAACGTCCACAAATCACACAAGCACTAAAAGATCACTTTGGTCATAATAAGGTTTTGAATGTATGTACGTTCGGTACTGAAGGCTCAAAGTCAGCTCTACAAACTTCTTGTCGTGGACTTGGCATTGATAGTGATACAGCTCTATATTTAAGTGGTATGATTCCGTTTGAGCGAGGTGCTAACTGGTCACTATCTGATTGTTTTTACGGAAATGATGAAAAGGACAGAAAGCCAGTAAAAGAATTGATTCGAGAGATTGAAAAATATCCTAAGTTAAAAGAAACTGCACTTAAAGTTGAGAACCTTATTAATAAGCGCAGTATTCACGCTGGTGGTATTATTGTTTATAATTCAGATTTTACTGATACAAGCGCAATGATGAGAGCGCCAAACGGTAATCCTACTACTCAGTTTAACCTTAGTCAAGAAGAGTCGCTTGGTAGTATAAAATACGATCTTTTGACCGTGGAGGCAGAAGATAAAATAAGGGAAGCTCTCAACATGCTACTAGAGTATGGAGAAATTGAATGGCAAGGTAGCTTACGTGAAACATTTATTAAATATCTCCATCCTAAAAACATTGAGTACAATGATCCTAAGATATGGAAGATGCTTGGCGAGGGCAACGTGCCCGATCTATTCCAGTTCTCAACTGAAATAGGAATTCAATCTGTTACTAAAGTTAAACCTTCCAATCTAACTGAAATGGCAGCAACTAATTCACTTATGAGACTAATGCCCGATGATGGTGAGCAGCCTGTAGATACATTTGTGAAGTATAAAGGTGATATTGAACTATGGTATCAAGAAATGGACAGGTATGGACTTACTGCAGAAGAGCAAGAGATTATGAAAGAGCATTTATTAAAGTTAAACGGGGTTGCAGATTCCCAAGAATCAGTAATGGTTCTTACAATGGATGAGAGAATAGCGAATTTTGGAGTACTTGAATCCAATGAATTACGTAAGATCATCGCAAAGAAAAAAGAGTCTGAAATTAAGAGAATGAGAAACACATTTTTTGAAAAAGGATTAAAAAATGGAGCTAGTGAAAACTTGTTAACATACATCTGGGATGTTCAGATTAAACGACAGCTTGGATATTCGTTCTCGAATAATCATGTAATTCCATATTCAATTATAGCCTTACAAGAGCTAAATCTTAATTATCACTTCAATCCTATCTACTGGAATACAGCTTGCTTGACCGTAAATAGTGGTGGTCTAGATAAAGGAGATGAAGATGAAAAGAATGCAAACCGAACAACAGAATATGGGAAAATTGCAGCAGCTATTGGGAACATGAGACAAAATGGAGTAAAAGTAGCGTTGCCTGATGTCAATCGTGCCAAGTTTGGATTTTCTCCAGACCTAGATACTGATGAAATTATCTTTGGTCTTAAAGGTATTAATGGAATTGGGGATGAAGCAGTACATACTATATTGGAACATAGACCTTTTCAGAGCTTCAATCACTTCTTAGAAAAGCTATTCCACTCAGGACTCATTAAGAAAGGTCATGTTATTCAACTTATTAAGGGAGGAGCATTTGATAAGTTTGGGCAGCGTGAGGAAATTATGATTCAGTTTATTGAGCTGGTATCAGAAACTAAGCAGAAGCTAACTGCAGCCAATTTACCAATGATCATAGGGCATGACTTACTTCCAGAGAAATTTAATCTGCATAAGAGATTTTTCAGATTTAGAAAGCACGTTTTGAAATCAGTTTACAAAACCATCTCCAAGCCTAAAGATAAGCTATTGATCTTAGGGGAGTCAGAAACCGAATTTTTTAATGAACACTTCTCTGACGATAGTATTGTAGACATGGTTGATAATAAAATTGTCATTTCAGATGTGCGATTTAAAAAGGAATATGACAAGAAAATGGAAGCTGTCAAAGAATGGCTTCAAGATGAGCAAGTGCTTGCAAATTTAAATAAGGCTATCATTAATGAAGAGTTTACTAAGTATGCAAGTGGAACACTTAGTAAATGGGAAATGGACTCAATCAGCTTCTATTATCATGAGCATGAATTAGCACACGTAAATGAAGTTAAGTATGGAATCTCTAATTACTTTAAAATGAATGAAGATCCTACTGTAGTTAGAATGAAGAAGCGAGGAGATAGAGAATTTCCAGAGTTTGATATTCATCGAATTATTGGAACTGTGCTTGATAAAGATAAAAATAA